A window of the Butyricimonas virosa genome harbors these coding sequences:
- a CDS encoding FecR family protein: MEWNSLFDKSEWLFRQILNREEKVPHEDSRLKDIAQKLSDSQYLHKKIEEQERFDYLKAYHKNIVPPKKIIIPSYLKVACILLLLIGSGTLLYIWQKQYPPQYYNETYFADIHPGKQQALLITHDGRKVKLNRDSGQIIRQNETIIQIDTTGLHYNPSSQVPTGIIYNTLVVPRGGEFFLTLSDGTKVWLNSDSRLEYPVNFVDSVREVTISGEAYFEVNHTNTPFIVKTNKGNIRVLGTEFNVNNYPESRETVTTLINGKIAYCLPDGQQLILTPNQQIIIRTNGQTEIRTIDTQYATSWKNGMFLFQEMRLEDIMNQLERWYDIHVFYTHERAKNLHFSGDLSRFKNINTFIEMFEKSSDVKIEVQGKNLIIGM, encoded by the coding sequence ATGGAATGGAATTCTTTATTTGATAAGTCCGAATGGCTATTTCGACAAATCCTAAACAGGGAGGAAAAAGTCCCACACGAGGATTCTCGCCTGAAAGATATTGCTCAAAAATTATCAGACAGCCAGTATCTTCACAAAAAAATAGAGGAACAAGAACGGTTTGACTATTTAAAAGCATACCACAAAAATATTGTTCCCCCGAAAAAAATAATTATACCTTCCTATCTCAAGGTTGCCTGTATTCTTTTGCTTTTAATCGGCTCGGGTACGCTCTTGTATATTTGGCAAAAACAGTATCCCCCCCAATATTATAATGAAACATATTTTGCCGATATACATCCCGGAAAACAACAAGCATTATTAATCACGCACGATGGACGGAAAGTAAAATTAAACCGAGATTCTGGGCAAATCATAAGGCAAAACGAGACTATAATTCAAATCGACACAACAGGTTTACATTATAACCCATCATCCCAAGTCCCGACGGGAATCATCTACAACACATTAGTCGTTCCTCGGGGCGGAGAATTTTTCCTGACGTTATCTGACGGAACAAAAGTATGGCTAAATTCCGATTCCCGGCTAGAATATCCCGTCAACTTCGTCGACTCGGTCCGGGAAGTAACTATATCCGGAGAAGCATATTTCGAGGTAAACCACACGAATACTCCTTTTATCGTAAAAACCAATAAAGGTAATATTCGCGTTCTTGGAACAGAATTCAACGTGAACAATTACCCGGAAAGCCGGGAAACCGTGACCACACTTATTAACGGGAAAATTGCCTATTGCTTGCCTGATGGACAACAACTTATCCTGACCCCTAACCAACAGATTATCATAAGAACTAACGGACAAACAGAAATAAGGACAATAGACACGCAATATGCCACCTCTTGGAAAAACGGTATGTTTTTATTCCAAGAAATGAGACTGGAAGATATCATGAATCAACTCGAAAGATGGTATGACATCCATGTTTTCTACACGCATGAAAGAGCTAAAAATCTACACTTCTCCGGTGATTTGAGTCGTTTCAAAAATATAAATACGTTCATCGAGATGTTCGAGAAAAGTTCGGATGTGAAAATAGAAGTTCAAGGGAAGAATTTAATTATTGGAATGTAA
- a CDS encoding SusC/RagA family TonB-linked outer membrane protein: MKKKKRTAHIFVSFLFLSVSLLCSSTIYAQNSTVNLNYKDASFVEVINEFRKQTGVKFMYNLEKVKDKRCKDLTVKNIPTKRAIDIVLKHFNLAYSMVEGVVVVKEQPEEPQTKRTIKGTVFDETGGTLPGVTVLIRGTSMGVSTDAKGNFSITLPNQNENSLVFSFVGMQTQVIKCTDDKPLKITMKTDASQLEEVTVVSTGYNSLPRKDMVGAYTTVKAEDIMMPAYNSIDQMLQGKIPGMVVVNSSSRIGSTPKITIRGTSTIFGNTDPLWVVDGIIQPDPLPIDASSAITQDMRNLIGNQISWLNPSDIETITVLKDASATAIYGSKASNGVIVITTKKGSAERTSIRYSTNLSFRTRPNYGMFNYMNSKERIQFSKEAYDAGVRYQSDPLPQIYTYEGLMAMYNNRLINEDDFMKQMKRLETCNTDWFDILCRNSFSHNHNLSISGGTQKVTYNASFGYSSNHGTQKGDDMTQFTSRLNVSTQFTKSLSITFNLSGSFNDKKGYGPGVSPENYATRTSRAIPAFDENGEYVFYKQYYGYQLNRTGQLEYGYNILNEMENSYSKNNSKNFNVSVNADWSITDWLKYQFVGSIAYSMNNSESFAGEKTSYIEKNYRGYAYGSETSGSAKFKAALLPFGGELATNATSNTSYNMQHKLVFSKTINEIHRINAMAGMEIRSEDNKNNTNTVWGYVPERGEILVSPTHPTEVTPVGGTVPISWGALDKLYQGGWKNTTITNNYVSFFATFAYSLKDRYVLNANIRSDASNRFGQDANKQFDPTYSLGVSWRMAEEEFVKTHLPWINQLNMRATYGVQGNVVTSVSPDLITQYQGILPGYNEYYLTISSLPNPLLKWERTKTWNVGLDLQLFNGITMSLEYYGRRSNAIINQDIAQEYGMNTMKLNGGRIHNHGLEFSMNITPYQRKDFAWTIGFNASKNWNKTQNDDIQTKANKITKSDFISGSSDRFLKKGYPLSAFWSYSFAGLDPETGYPTFNLIDFEEADPDIDPTTFLVYSGQKDPYFTGGVDTRIRYKSLSLGVNFSVLLGAKKRLPNPYQNFNYGKLPEPFYNLSKDLLKRWQKPGDEKHTIYPALYTSVEDVYNIKLPDGTAANSIYEMWGNSDAMVVDASFLRCTQISLSWNVPVQICAKFGATNCSISANVNNPFVIGSSRFNGFDPELGDSVMPKVFSFGLSVGF, encoded by the coding sequence ATGAAAAAAAAGAAAAGAACAGCGCACATTTTTGTTAGTTTTCTATTCTTATCCGTTTCATTATTGTGTAGTAGCACAATATATGCACAAAACAGTACAGTAAACCTGAACTACAAAGATGCTTCTTTTGTGGAGGTCATTAACGAGTTCCGCAAACAGACCGGAGTAAAATTCATGTACAACTTGGAAAAGGTGAAAGACAAAAGGTGTAAAGACCTCACTGTCAAAAATATTCCTACAAAACGAGCTATTGACATTGTATTGAAACATTTCAACTTAGCTTATTCCATGGTTGAAGGAGTTGTCGTGGTCAAAGAACAACCGGAAGAACCACAGACAAAAAGAACCATCAAAGGAACCGTATTTGATGAGACTGGAGGAACCCTTCCCGGAGTAACGGTACTTATTCGAGGAACTTCCATGGGTGTTTCCACGGATGCAAAGGGAAATTTCAGCATCACGTTACCCAATCAAAATGAAAACTCCCTGGTGTTTTCTTTTGTTGGAATGCAAACCCAAGTGATAAAATGCACGGATGATAAACCGCTAAAAATTACGATGAAAACAGATGCTTCCCAACTGGAAGAAGTAACTGTCGTATCAACCGGATACAACAGTCTTCCCCGTAAAGATATGGTTGGGGCATACACCACGGTGAAAGCGGAAGACATTATGATGCCGGCATATAATTCCATCGACCAGATGCTACAAGGAAAAATCCCGGGAATGGTTGTTGTCAACTCCTCTTCCCGCATCGGGAGTACTCCCAAAATCACCATTCGGGGAACATCGACAATTTTCGGAAACACGGACCCGCTATGGGTTGTAGACGGTATTATCCAACCAGACCCGCTCCCGATAGATGCCAGTTCTGCCATTACGCAAGATATGAGAAATTTAATCGGGAATCAGATATCATGGTTGAACCCGTCCGATATTGAAACCATCACGGTCTTAAAAGATGCCTCTGCCACTGCAATTTATGGATCAAAAGCCTCTAACGGGGTAATCGTAATTACAACGAAGAAAGGAAGTGCAGAGAGAACAAGCATCCGTTATTCTACCAATCTTTCATTTAGAACCCGCCCGAATTACGGAATGTTTAATTACATGAATTCTAAAGAACGAATTCAATTCAGCAAAGAAGCTTATGATGCGGGAGTTAGATACCAATCGGATCCTCTTCCACAAATATATACTTACGAAGGATTGATGGCCATGTACAACAATCGGCTAATCAACGAAGACGATTTCATGAAACAAATGAAAAGACTGGAAACGTGTAATACGGATTGGTTCGATATTTTGTGCCGGAATTCTTTCAGCCATAATCACAACCTAAGTATCTCCGGAGGTACCCAAAAAGTAACATACAACGCTTCATTCGGTTACTCGTCAAACCATGGTACTCAAAAAGGGGATGACATGACACAATTCACCTCCCGTTTGAATGTCAGTACACAATTCACTAAATCTCTGTCAATTACATTTAACCTAAGCGGTTCTTTCAATGACAAGAAAGGATATGGGCCGGGAGTTTCCCCTGAAAATTATGCAACCCGGACAAGCCGGGCAATTCCCGCTTTCGATGAAAACGGGGAATATGTATTTTATAAACAATATTACGGATATCAGTTAAACAGAACTGGACAGCTCGAATACGGATACAACATCCTAAACGAAATGGAAAACAGTTACTCTAAAAACAACTCCAAGAATTTTAACGTATCAGTCAACGCAGATTGGAGTATCACGGATTGGCTAAAATATCAATTCGTCGGGAGTATAGCATACAGTATGAATAATTCAGAATCATTTGCGGGAGAAAAGACTTCTTATATTGAGAAAAACTATCGCGGTTACGCCTATGGTTCGGAAACTTCCGGTTCTGCCAAATTCAAGGCTGCTTTATTACCATTCGGAGGAGAATTGGCAACCAATGCAACAAGTAATACTTCCTACAATATGCAACACAAACTCGTTTTCTCCAAAACCATCAACGAAATTCATCGAATTAACGCAATGGCTGGTATGGAGATACGCTCCGAAGACAATAAAAATAACACAAACACGGTTTGGGGATACGTACCCGAAAGAGGCGAGATCTTAGTTAGCCCCACACATCCGACAGAAGTAACACCTGTTGGCGGAACCGTTCCCATTTCTTGGGGAGCATTAGATAAATTATACCAAGGAGGTTGGAAAAACACAACGATTACAAACAACTACGTATCATTTTTCGCCACATTCGCCTACTCTCTGAAAGATCGCTACGTGCTCAACGCCAATATTAGATCGGATGCATCAAACCGATTCGGACAAGATGCCAATAAACAATTCGACCCGACTTATTCTTTGGGCGTGTCCTGGAGAATGGCAGAAGAAGAATTCGTTAAAACTCATCTTCCCTGGATCAATCAACTGAATATGCGTGCCACGTATGGGGTTCAAGGAAACGTTGTGACCTCTGTAAGTCCGGACCTTATCACCCAATACCAAGGAATTCTGCCCGGTTATAATGAATACTATTTAACCATATCGAGCCTACCTAACCCTCTATTAAAATGGGAACGGACAAAAACCTGGAACGTGGGCTTGGATCTACAATTATTTAATGGCATAACCATGAGTCTGGAATATTATGGTAGACGTTCAAATGCCATTATCAACCAAGACATAGCCCAAGAATACGGTATGAACACCATGAAACTGAACGGAGGACGTATCCATAATCACGGGTTAGAATTCTCCATGAATATCACTCCCTACCAAAGAAAAGATTTCGCATGGACGATAGGTTTCAATGCCTCTAAAAACTGGAATAAAACTCAAAATGATGACATTCAAACCAAAGCAAATAAAATAACCAAAAGTGATTTCATCTCGGGTAGCAGTGATCGTTTCTTAAAAAAAGGTTATCCGCTTAGTGCATTTTGGTCATATTCTTTTGCCGGTCTAGACCCGGAAACAGGCTACCCGACATTTAATCTGATTGATTTCGAGGAAGCAGATCCGGACATTGATCCCACTACATTTCTGGTATATTCCGGTCAAAAAGATCCTTATTTCACCGGAGGTGTTGATACACGTATCCGTTACAAAAGTTTATCATTAGGAGTAAACTTTTCCGTGCTACTCGGGGCTAAAAAACGCCTCCCCAATCCTTATCAGAATTTCAATTACGGAAAATTGCCCGAGCCTTTTTACAATTTATCGAAGGATCTATTAAAACGATGGCAAAAACCGGGAGATGAGAAACACACGATTTATCCGGCCTTATATACATCCGTCGAAGATGTATACAACATAAAACTCCCGGACGGGACGGCTGCAAATTCCATCTATGAGATGTGGGGGAACTCTGATGCCATGGTTGTTGATGCGTCTTTTTTACGTTGTACACAAATCTCTCTATCCTGGAATGTTCCCGTTCAGATATGTGCCAAATTCGGAGCGACCAATTGTTCTATCAGTGCAAACGTGAATAACCCGTTTGTTATAGGTAGTAGCCGTTTTAATGGTTTTGACCCAGAATTGGGAGATAGTGTTATGCCCAAAGTATTCTCGTTCGGTTTAAGTGTCGGATTTTAA
- a CDS encoding RagB/SusD family nutrient uptake outer membrane protein, whose protein sequence is MKQQIIFIFIISLILGGCGDFLEPKSKSEFVPKDANSMNELLLGEAYPRNDVSGLNIFLYLLDDDVAPAPYQEPNTGANANAWWAPYSWQSNMYEVMETAGLTTLNIYKSYYTLILGANAVLDYIVDINDDVNTINSVKAQALALRGYFYFNLVNIFGAPYNSDKMALGVPLKLNSGIEESELKRNTVEEVYSQILDDLLEAERLYQSLPTDQQWQANWRTSLPMVQLLLSRVYLYMEQWEKAATYANNVIQNGNFRLLDLKTIDFNPDSPSYINYHSYTNSPEVIWVYGNMNDFTNYVYNASSGKENRPFFRASEELMKSFDETAGDLRKDRYIIRSSYEITNANNEVEAMPSAFGKVNVSSSRYYQPRGGTGIFSRSFRLSEAYLNFCEANAMLNKAGNANAGTEALRLLNELRTYRFPSDYQEKNISDPDELITFIHDERRRELCFEDHRWFDLRRWGMKEIKHTWFPDATSTIVYTLQENDPGYTLPLPPDALELNNLLEQNPLAPSPRNGSLTSN, encoded by the coding sequence ATGAAACAACAAATCATATTTATCTTTATTATCAGCTTGATTTTGGGAGGGTGCGGAGATTTTCTGGAACCCAAATCCAAGAGTGAATTTGTACCCAAGGATGCTAACTCCATGAATGAACTTCTACTGGGAGAAGCTTACCCTCGTAATGATGTCTCGGGATTAAACATTTTCCTTTATCTATTAGATGACGATGTTGCCCCTGCTCCTTATCAAGAACCAAATACCGGGGCAAACGCTAATGCATGGTGGGCTCCTTATTCTTGGCAATCGAATATGTACGAGGTTATGGAAACTGCCGGGTTAACAACACTTAATATTTACAAAAGCTATTACACTTTAATACTGGGAGCCAATGCCGTTCTAGATTACATTGTTGATATAAATGATGATGTAAACACGATTAATTCAGTAAAGGCTCAAGCATTAGCTCTTCGTGGATACTTTTACTTCAACTTGGTCAACATTTTCGGAGCACCCTATAATAGCGATAAAATGGCATTAGGAGTTCCTCTAAAATTAAACAGTGGAATTGAAGAATCCGAATTAAAAAGAAATACAGTAGAAGAAGTTTATTCACAAATATTAGATGACCTTCTGGAAGCAGAACGCTTATATCAATCATTACCCACAGACCAACAATGGCAAGCGAATTGGAGAACAAGCCTTCCCATGGTACAATTACTCCTTTCCAGAGTTTATTTATACATGGAACAATGGGAAAAAGCTGCTACTTATGCCAATAATGTTATCCAAAACGGGAATTTCCGTCTCTTGGATCTAAAAACAATTGACTTCAATCCCGACTCTCCCTCTTATATAAACTACCACTCCTACACCAACTCTCCCGAAGTAATCTGGGTATACGGGAACATGAACGACTTTACTAATTATGTCTACAATGCAAGCTCAGGAAAAGAAAACCGTCCATTTTTCAGAGCCTCGGAGGAACTGATGAAAAGTTTTGATGAAACAGCTGGAGACCTACGTAAAGATCGTTACATCATTCGTAGTTCGTATGAAATCACGAACGCAAACAATGAAGTGGAAGCAATGCCTTCTGCTTTCGGAAAAGTGAATGTAAGTTCTTCCAGATATTATCAACCAAGGGGAGGGACTGGTATTTTCAGTAGAAGTTTTCGCTTGTCTGAGGCTTATTTAAATTTCTGTGAAGCAAATGCCATGTTAAACAAGGCCGGAAATGCAAATGCAGGAACAGAAGCTTTACGTTTGCTAAATGAACTTCGAACATACCGATTCCCTTCAGATTATCAAGAAAAAAACATTTCTGATCCGGATGAATTAATTACGTTTATACATGACGAACGACGTCGAGAATTATGTTTTGAAGATCATCGGTGGTTTGATTTACGCCGTTGGGGGATGAAAGAAATTAAACACACGTGGTTCCCGGATGCAACATCCACGATTGTTTACACATTACAAGAAAATGATCCCGGATACACTCTACCTTTACCCCCGGACGCATTGGAATTAAATAACCTACTGGAACAAAATCCACTGGCACCCTCTCCTCGCAACGGTAGTTTAACCTCTAATTAA
- a CDS encoding TlpA family protein disulfide reductase, giving the protein MKIRILIFLQFLYFPLFAQEGNIYQYLKQKWSKEFSSAKDITTTYHDNIKRMDKKNIPLAIQNNCFMILKSGEYITQNKGEKEDIKSLLRQIPTIELNDPTVAAFLQQNSPGQWTDYYYMIQALKKGETFDAARDGISISTQFFARPLNHNDYTKLKDIFSSNNKLLHDTYLEKMKFLFQTNGCPEEIAELRPTIESHVEDSPLKQEILKLYTQYEPLSKGQSAPLSSMKDTNGKNYSFADFRGKVIIVDVWATWCCSCIEKMPKFMQLKDEFKQYKDILFLTISIDRKSDQDKWLKAIKENNMTGMLNLISAPSANSHFETEYQINGVPRYFIIDKEGKIVTVFAPGPGKEMKALIQNTLKQ; this is encoded by the coding sequence ATGAAAATAAGAATTCTCATATTTCTACAATTTCTTTACTTTCCCCTTTTCGCACAAGAGGGAAATATTTATCAATATCTCAAACAAAAATGGTCGAAAGAATTTTCCTCCGCCAAAGATATTACAACAACCTATCATGATAATATAAAACGAATGGACAAAAAAAATATCCCATTAGCCATTCAAAATAATTGTTTCATGATTCTAAAAAGTGGAGAATACATCACACAAAATAAAGGAGAAAAAGAAGATATAAAATCTTTACTTCGCCAAATACCTACCATTGAGTTAAACGATCCTACAGTAGCCGCATTCCTGCAACAAAACTCTCCCGGCCAATGGACAGATTATTATTATATGATTCAAGCCTTAAAAAAAGGAGAAACTTTCGATGCCGCAAGAGACGGGATTTCCATCTCCACACAATTCTTCGCAAGACCTCTCAACCACAACGACTATACCAAATTAAAAGATATTTTTTCCAGTAACAATAAACTACTACATGATACTTATCTAGAAAAAATGAAATTTCTTTTCCAAACCAATGGATGCCCGGAAGAAATTGCAGAATTACGCCCTACCATAGAATCACACGTAGAAGATTCTCCATTAAAACAAGAAATATTAAAACTATACACACAATATGAACCTTTAAGCAAAGGTCAATCGGCACCATTATCTTCAATGAAAGATACAAATGGAAAAAACTATTCATTCGCTGATTTCAGAGGAAAGGTGATTATCGTGGACGTTTGGGCTACATGGTGCTGTAGCTGCATCGAAAAAATGCCCAAATTCATGCAATTAAAAGATGAATTCAAACAATATAAAGATATCCTATTTCTGACCATCTCTATTGATCGAAAAAGCGACCAAGACAAATGGTTAAAAGCCATCAAAGAGAATAACATGACAGGAATGTTGAATCTTATTTCGGCCCCATCAGCGAATTCTCATTTTGAAACAGAATACCAAATAAATGGAGTTCCTCGTTATTTCATTATAGACAAAGAGGGAAAAATCGTAACGGTCTTCGCCCCCGGTCCTGGAAAAGAAATGAAAGCATTAATCCAAAATACATTAAAACAATAA
- a CDS encoding thioredoxin family protein: MKRIFLISLLFSLAGYCLAQEGTNFEDLTFKEALAKSQATGKKLFIDCYTKTCGPCKYMVKFIFPLKECGDYFNSNYICIMKDMEEGDGIDIAQKYDIRVYPTYLILNHDGTVYCRLDGGAVSSPKEDFVQKVKDAIELAEANRKYSAGARDRSFLKEYIKILRVHDKKRLQTVMSETMIQLGVDKLCEPENWTLIKTEINNVDTPLFRYLVENRATFSKHLGQQEVEDKIISVYSEEFRVLKMMGIDFDKRMTDLKQFEKDHYKGALPLRYRMLFFHIINKGQKDRVDEILKVLQNMNKELPDEANRMSVLRELTGFERIANQQQKEKASTYLQEISNNLQPNNAAYVQSLITRIKK; this comes from the coding sequence ATGAAACGCATCTTTTTAATTAGTTTATTATTTTCCCTTGCAGGTTATTGTCTCGCCCAAGAAGGAACAAATTTTGAAGACTTAACTTTTAAAGAAGCCCTCGCCAAATCCCAAGCAACAGGGAAAAAGCTATTCATCGATTGCTACACGAAAACCTGCGGGCCATGCAAGTACATGGTAAAATTCATCTTCCCGTTAAAAGAATGTGGCGACTATTTTAACAGTAACTACATCTGTATCATGAAGGATATGGAAGAAGGTGACGGGATTGATATTGCACAAAAATATGACATACGAGTATACCCGACTTATCTGATACTCAATCATGACGGAACAGTATACTGCCGTCTGGATGGAGGAGCCGTATCCAGTCCCAAAGAAGACTTCGTTCAAAAAGTTAAAGATGCCATTGAATTGGCAGAAGCCAATAGGAAATACTCCGCGGGAGCACGGGATCGTTCATTCTTAAAAGAATACATCAAAATCTTGCGTGTTCACGACAAAAAACGCCTGCAAACCGTCATGAGTGAAACTATGATCCAACTGGGCGTGGACAAACTATGCGAACCGGAGAACTGGACTTTGATCAAAACAGAAATAAACAACGTGGACACCCCCCTGTTCCGATATCTTGTCGAAAACCGGGCAACTTTCAGTAAACACCTCGGTCAGCAAGAGGTTGAAGACAAAATCATATCGGTTTACTCGGAAGAATTCCGTGTACTCAAAATGATGGGTATCGATTTTGACAAACGAATGACAGACTTGAAACAATTTGAAAAAGACCATTACAAAGGTGCCCTTCCACTGAGATATCGCATGCTCTTCTTTCATATCATTAACAAGGGACAAAAAGACCGGGTAGACGAAATCCTCAAAGTTCTCCAAAACATGAACAAAGAACTCCCAGACGAGGCCAACCGTATGTCAGTCCTACGTGAACTCACCGGTTTCGAACGAATCGCCAACCAGCAACAAAAAGAAAAAGCCAGCACGTACTTGCAAGAAATAAGCAATAACCTTCAACCGAATAACGCAGCCTACGTGCAGAGTCTGATAACTCGTATCAAGAAATAA
- a CDS encoding 4'-phosphopantetheinyl transferase family protein translates to MIEVLYIRVPEKVERENLFIHLQGFVSGECYNEVLGYKNKEVALRRLLGETLISFALREYWGLPLGSYRILRGEKGKPFIVGRENVFFNLSHSGEYVVCAVSDREVGIDIEKRAKARMEVAGRFFHEREVRMLKSLSGTEQDRLFFNYWSVKESFLKYIGTGLTRPLNSFIVTFTGERVSLYEGINGLPLHVNACPVDAGYACYVCSEYDGLPEIREVTFEEIIRC, encoded by the coding sequence ATGATTGAAGTATTGTATATACGGGTACCGGAGAAAGTGGAACGAGAAAATTTGTTTATTCACTTACAAGGTTTTGTTTCCGGTGAATGTTATAATGAAGTCTTAGGATATAAAAATAAGGAGGTGGCTCTTCGCCGGTTGCTGGGGGAAACATTGATAAGTTTTGCTTTACGGGAATATTGGGGATTGCCGTTAGGAAGTTACCGGATACTCCGGGGTGAAAAAGGTAAACCATTCATTGTCGGTCGGGAGAATGTGTTTTTTAATCTCTCTCATTCAGGAGAATACGTGGTTTGCGCCGTGTCGGATCGGGAGGTCGGGATTGATATCGAAAAACGGGCTAAAGCACGGATGGAGGTTGCCGGACGCTTTTTTCATGAGCGAGAGGTACGGATGCTAAAGTCCTTGAGCGGAACAGAACAAGATCGGTTATTTTTCAATTACTGGTCGGTGAAAGAGAGTTTTCTGAAATATATAGGTACAGGACTGACTCGCCCGTTGAATAGTTTTATCGTGACGTTCACGGGAGAACGTGTTTCCCTGTACGAGGGGATAAACGGGTTGCCCCTGCATGTGAATGCTTGTCCGGTAGATGCGGGTTATGCCTGTTATGTTTGTAGTGAATACGACGGGTTGCCGGAGATTCGGGAAGTTACTTTTGAAGAGATCATCCGTTGTTAG